From Paenibacillus polymyxa, the proteins below share one genomic window:
- a CDS encoding MFS transporter, which produces MEKSIEKRIPNSLIWLCVLAFFSVLNETVFNVSLPDIAAQFGIKPSAANYVNTSFILSFAVGTAVYGKISDIYGVKKLIFISMMIYGGGSLIGLLFHAWFPILLAARFIQGAGASAVPGLIMVIVTKSIEMQHQGKAFGMIGSTVALGEGFGPILGGWIADYVHWSYLFFLPMMTLVTLPFFLRTLSDEPVKKGGLDVPGGLLFVLGTVSFTLFTTHYEWWYLNISVILFIGFVLRIRRAKEPFIEPALFKRRRFIVGVFVGGILLGTVAGFMSMIPYMMREVHQMSTSLIGGGVLFPGTISVILFGIVGGSLVDRQGARFVMVAGLLLLGSGLLIVSLFADRSPWIISGALVLIFGGLSFVKTVISTIVAGSLSVDESGSGMGFLNFSCFLAEGIGIAVVGGLLTQLRFNFSIFPIVTDVAAYLYCNLTLLLLAVVITGGAIFMIVFKGEKASLDH; this is translated from the coding sequence ATGGAAAAATCGATTGAGAAACGTATTCCTAATTCTTTGATTTGGCTGTGCGTGCTTGCATTTTTCAGCGTATTGAATGAGACGGTGTTCAACGTATCGTTGCCCGACATTGCCGCTCAATTTGGAATTAAGCCATCCGCTGCAAATTATGTTAATACCAGCTTCATTCTTTCTTTTGCCGTAGGAACGGCCGTTTACGGAAAAATATCGGACATTTACGGCGTAAAAAAACTGATTTTCATCAGTATGATGATATACGGCGGGGGATCGCTAATCGGCTTGCTTTTTCATGCCTGGTTCCCGATTTTGCTTGCCGCGCGATTTATCCAAGGAGCAGGTGCTTCTGCTGTCCCTGGACTGATTATGGTCATCGTTACCAAAAGTATCGAAATGCAGCATCAAGGAAAAGCTTTTGGTATGATTGGATCGACCGTTGCCTTGGGAGAAGGTTTTGGTCCTATACTTGGAGGCTGGATCGCGGACTATGTACATTGGTCCTATCTGTTTTTCCTGCCCATGATGACGCTAGTCACACTACCGTTTTTCTTACGGACGCTCTCTGACGAACCTGTGAAAAAAGGTGGGCTTGATGTTCCGGGAGGCCTGCTTTTTGTTCTTGGAACGGTTTCGTTCACTTTATTTACGACACATTACGAATGGTGGTATTTGAACATCAGTGTCATTCTTTTCATAGGATTTGTGCTGAGAATTCGAAGAGCTAAGGAACCTTTCATAGAACCAGCTTTATTTAAGAGGAGAAGATTTATTGTCGGTGTATTTGTAGGTGGAATACTTCTAGGAACCGTTGCAGGATTCATGTCTATGATCCCTTATATGATGAGAGAAGTGCACCAGATGTCGACAAGCCTTATTGGAGGCGGTGTTCTGTTTCCAGGAACGATTAGCGTGATTCTTTTCGGGATCGTTGGCGGTTCTTTGGTCGATAGGCAGGGAGCTCGTTTTGTCATGGTTGCAGGGTTATTGCTTCTGGGGTCGGGTCTTTTAATCGTTTCACTTTTTGCCGATCGTAGCCCCTGGATCATCTCAGGAGCATTGGTTTTGATTTTTGGTGGACTATCCTTTGTCAAAACGGTCATCTCAACCATTGTGGCAGGCTCGCTAAGTGTTGACGAATCTGGCTCAGGTATGGGTTTTTTGAATTTTTCCTGCTTTTTGGCGGAAGGGATCGGTATCGCAGTTGTAGGCGGACTGCTCACACAGCTGAGGTTCAACTTTTCTATTTTCCCAATCGTTACTGACGTTGCAGCATATTTATACTGCAATTTAACGTTACTACTTCTAGCTGTAGTAATTACAGGCGGTGCCATTTTTATGATCGTGTTCAAGGGAGAAAAGGCTTCCTTGGATCATTAA
- a CDS encoding glycoside hydrolase family 5 protein, producing MSFNSFTKSLTMILLFSLLTLLFQAVIPATPASAAACANPVSYFGEMKASGNKINGSKTNRPMMVKGASFFWSNWSGPFWNTTTVNRMVDEFQVEIVRAAYGVDPSGNPYNTADESKVRDVVNAAIAKGIYVIIDWHSHDAHNNVNAAKSFFSRMAQEYGSYDNVIFEIYNEPTQVSWGTIKSYAEQVIPAIRQHSDNLIVVGTPFWSQSVDQAANDPITSSGNIAYTLHFYAGSHFQSLRDKANYAMSKGIPLFVTEMGFVNADGDGGINYDSTNQWLDWMNQNNLSWANWAINDKTEGASIFNTNGSLTAGGNYLKSILAGHAPYAEWRQNAACGGSSANTLYDFEGSTQGWTGSNISDGPWSVNEWSSKGSNSLKADIIMSANSQHYLLLSQSRNLSGKTTLSATVKHASWDSAGDGLHAKIYAKTGSGWAWYAGKAVKINSFGDTTLSFNLTSIPNLDDVREIGVQFLASENSSGKSAVYVDNVTLQ from the coding sequence ATGTCGTTCAATTCATTCACTAAGTCGTTAACCATGATCCTACTGTTCAGCTTATTAACGCTGCTTTTTCAAGCGGTCATACCTGCAACGCCCGCTTCTGCAGCTGCCTGCGCAAACCCTGTAAGCTATTTCGGTGAAATGAAAGCAAGTGGAAACAAGATTAACGGCTCCAAAACGAATCGACCGATGATGGTCAAAGGGGCGAGTTTCTTCTGGAGCAACTGGTCCGGTCCATTTTGGAATACCACCACGGTGAATCGGATGGTGGATGAATTTCAAGTAGAGATCGTAAGAGCGGCATATGGCGTTGACCCCAGCGGAAATCCGTATAACACGGCCGATGAGTCCAAAGTTCGTGACGTGGTCAATGCGGCAATCGCAAAGGGGATCTATGTCATTATCGATTGGCACTCACATGACGCGCACAACAACGTCAACGCTGCCAAAAGTTTCTTCAGCCGGATGGCGCAGGAATATGGAAGCTATGATAACGTCATTTTTGAGATCTATAACGAACCTACCCAAGTCTCGTGGGGGACAATCAAAAGTTACGCTGAGCAAGTTATCCCGGCCATTCGTCAACATTCCGACAATCTGATTGTCGTTGGAACGCCGTTCTGGTCTCAGAGTGTAGATCAGGCAGCGAACGACCCCATTACATCCTCTGGTAATATCGCCTATACATTGCACTTTTACGCTGGATCTCATTTTCAGTCGCTCCGGGACAAAGCCAACTACGCAATGAGCAAGGGTATCCCGCTGTTTGTTACCGAGATGGGCTTTGTTAACGCGGATGGCGACGGCGGCATTAATTACGATTCCACGAACCAATGGCTTGACTGGATGAACCAGAATAACCTGTCATGGGCCAACTGGGCGATTAATGACAAGACAGAAGGCGCCAGTATTTTCAATACGAACGGGAGTCTCACAGCAGGAGGTAACTATCTGAAAAGCATTTTAGCTGGGCACGCTCCATATGCCGAGTGGAGGCAGAATGCGGCTTGCGGTGGCAGTAGCGCAAACACATTATATGACTTCGAGGGTAGTACGCAGGGTTGGACCGGTTCGAATATATCCGATGGTCCATGGAGCGTAAACGAGTGGTCATCCAAGGGCAGTAATTCTCTTAAAGCGGATATCATCATGTCTGCCAATTCTCAGCACTACCTGCTTCTCTCACAAAGCCGCAACCTAAGTGGTAAGACCACGCTAAGCGCGACCGTCAAACATGCATCTTGGGATTCCGCAGGTGACGGACTCCATGCCAAGATTTATGCCAAGACAGGATCAGGTTGGGCTTGGTATGCTGGCAAAGCCGTCAAGATTAATTCTTTTGGAGATACGACGCTGTCGTTCAACCTTACATCTATACCTAATCTTGACGATGTTAGGGAAATCGGCGTACAATTTCTTGCCTCGGAGAACAGCAGCGGTAAGTCAGCCGTTTACGTTGACAACGTGACGCTGCAATAA
- a CDS encoding polysaccharide deacetylase family protein — protein MLKAKLVKGTMALMLIGTLFSVPMMSVASAADASCANGYVGLTFDDGPNTSNTTKLLAALKQAGLRATMFNIGQNAQNSPSLVRDQADAGMWVGNHSYTHPDMTTLSSSQMSSEITRTQQAIQSITGTAPKLFRPPYGATNSTLKSIESQNALTEVLWSVDSQDWNGATTAQIVASANRLQNGDVLLMHDQYQTTLQAIPQIAQNLKSRSLCSGMISPTTGRAVAPDSSTSPPSAGTKVEVESMTKGGQYTGNISLPFNGVALYSNNDLVKYTQYFASGTHHFSLRGASSNSNMARVDLKIGGQAKGTFYFGGSNPAVYTLTNVSHGAGNQEIELVLTAENETWDAYIDYLEIN, from the coding sequence ATGCTTAAAGCAAAGCTAGTAAAAGGCACAATGGCTCTGATGCTTATCGGTACATTGTTCTCCGTACCGATGATGTCTGTCGCCAGTGCTGCCGATGCGAGTTGCGCGAACGGTTACGTAGGTTTGACGTTCGACGATGGCCCAAATACCAGTAACACGACAAAACTGCTTGCGGCTCTGAAGCAGGCCGGTTTGCGCGCAACGATGTTCAACATCGGGCAAAACGCGCAGAATAGTCCGTCTCTGGTACGGGACCAAGCGGACGCAGGCATGTGGGTCGGTAACCACTCCTATACGCATCCGGATATGACTACGTTGAGTAGCTCGCAAATGTCGTCAGAAATCACACGGACGCAGCAGGCGATCCAGTCGATTACTGGAACTGCACCAAAGCTGTTCCGTCCGCCGTACGGTGCGACCAACTCGACCTTGAAATCCATCGAGAGCCAAAATGCTCTTACTGAAGTGCTGTGGAGCGTTGATTCCCAGGATTGGAATGGTGCCACTACGGCCCAAATCGTAGCGTCTGCGAACAGGTTGCAAAACGGCGACGTGCTCCTTATGCATGACCAGTACCAGACGACGCTCCAAGCGATCCCGCAGATTGCACAAAATCTCAAGAGCCGTAGCCTATGCTCTGGCATGATCTCGCCGACCACCGGTCGCGCGGTGGCGCCTGACAGCTCTACATCTCCTCCAAGCGCAGGTACAAAAGTGGAAGTCGAGAGTATGACCAAAGGCGGTCAGTACACCGGGAATATCAGTTTGCCGTTCAACGGAGTTGCTTTATATTCTAACAATGATTTGGTGAAGTACACGCAATATTTTGCGAGCGGCACCCATCATTTTTCACTCCGTGGTGCTTCAAGTAATTCCAACATGGCCAGAGTCGATCTAAAAATCGGTGGACAGGCAAAGGGGACCTTCTACTTCGGCGGGAGCAATCCCGCGGTCTATACTCTAACCAATGTCAGCCATGGAGCCGGAAATCAAGAGATTGAGCTCGTTCTAACAGCTGAAAACGAAACATGGGATGCATACATTGACTATTTGGAGATCAACTAG
- a CDS encoding helix-turn-helix domain-containing protein, which yields MAFLHNGQHTAKTSSELNIHKNTLLYRVNKIKKLLNSSLDEGDELFSYQLSFKILDYMSSQL from the coding sequence ATGGCATTTTTGCACAACGGACAACATACCGCCAAAACATCCAGTGAATTGAATATTCACAAAAATACGCTACTTTACCGCGTAAATAAGATCAAAAAATTACTCAATTCCTCGCTTGATGAGGGTGACGAACTCTTCTCTTACCAGTTGTCTTTCAAAATTTTAGATTATATGTCCTCGCAGCTGTAG
- a CDS encoding LacI family DNA-binding transcriptional regulator produces MASIHEVAKQAGVSVATVSKVINNYSDVSSKTRNKVNKAIELLNYQPNVVARSLVKKRSWTVGMFLLDFFTNPFISELLDGLRKSLEDSGYDLLFLSPNLSNPDYTFTKHCISRNVDGVVMFGVDRTNQNFLDLLQAEMPTMMIDTDLLGPRTGYVTADNRRGAYLGVQHLVELGHKRIAFISGDLGCLVGQTRFSGYQEGLRSNDLPYYAKYVEVEEYSIEGGYKAMKRLLQLPEAPSGVICSSDYMATGAIEAIREIGKRVPEHISVVGFDNTFYAELTMPKLTTINQNITLMGMKAGEHLIRMIENPDYSPPTEIVPADLVVRDSTGQYKE; encoded by the coding sequence GTGGCATCTATCCATGAGGTGGCCAAACAAGCAGGGGTATCAGTGGCAACGGTATCCAAAGTGATTAATAATTATTCTGATGTCAGCAGCAAAACGAGGAATAAGGTAAACAAGGCGATTGAATTGCTAAACTACCAGCCGAATGTGGTTGCCCGAAGCCTCGTGAAAAAGCGTTCCTGGACGGTCGGGATGTTCCTGCTGGATTTCTTCACGAATCCTTTTATTTCGGAGCTTCTTGATGGGTTAAGAAAGTCTCTTGAAGATAGCGGTTATGACCTGCTCTTTCTATCACCGAATCTTAGTAATCCCGATTATACCTTCACTAAGCATTGCATCAGCCGCAATGTAGATGGAGTTGTCATGTTTGGTGTCGATCGAACTAATCAAAATTTTTTGGATCTGCTTCAGGCTGAGATGCCGACGATGATGATTGATACCGATCTGCTGGGACCTAGAACCGGCTATGTAACAGCCGACAATCGCAGAGGTGCTTACTTAGGTGTTCAGCATTTGGTGGAACTTGGACATAAACGCATCGCCTTTATTTCCGGGGATTTGGGATGTCTGGTTGGTCAAACGAGATTTTCCGGGTATCAGGAAGGGCTGCGCTCGAACGATCTTCCTTACTATGCCAAATATGTTGAGGTAGAGGAATACAGCATTGAAGGTGGATATAAGGCGATGAAGCGCCTGCTACAGCTTCCGGAAGCACCGTCCGGCGTGATCTGCTCTTCAGACTATATGGCGACTGGTGCGATCGAAGCAATTCGCGAAATCGGAAAGCGAGTACCTGAGCACATTTCCGTCGTTGGGTTTGACAACACGTTCTATGCGGAGCTGACCATGCCTAAGCTTACGACGATCAATCAGAACATTACTCTAATGGGAATGAAAGCAGGAGAGCATCTCATCCGAATGATTGAGAATCCCGATTATTCACCGCCGACGGAGATTGTCCCGGCAGATCTGGTTGTACGAGACTCGACAGGACAGTATAAGGAATAG
- a CDS encoding LysR family transcriptional regulator: MELLQLQYFLAVARLEHVTEAARSLHVTQSSLSKTIQRLEEDLGVPLFDRTGRKLRLNEFGSKFLHRAERALFELEQGKQELSDLSNPELGTLELAVTTASTLPNILREFRRKRPYIQFHVQMLTTQEMVTLLHRGEVDFCLSSPPVEGNDIECKIVCIDPILVAVPKGHRLADRNSVSLTELREEWFVGVKRGYGTRDLVDSVCMSEGFVPKYVYEGDEPARLSTLVEAEIGIAFIPSTARNSQEHLKYLQVENHELIREIALLWNRNRYISQAAQEFREIVVKYFATISKQTT; this comes from the coding sequence TTGGAACTTCTTCAACTGCAATATTTTCTCGCTGTAGCTCGTTTGGAACATGTAACAGAAGCTGCACGAAGTCTGCACGTTACTCAATCGTCGCTCAGCAAAACGATTCAACGCTTGGAGGAAGATCTGGGGGTCCCTTTATTCGATCGAACAGGGAGAAAACTGCGATTGAATGAGTTCGGGAGCAAATTTCTTCACCGTGCAGAAAGGGCTTTGTTTGAATTAGAACAAGGGAAGCAGGAGCTTAGCGACTTATCCAATCCAGAACTTGGAACTCTCGAATTAGCTGTGACCACTGCAAGCACATTGCCAAATATCCTTAGAGAGTTTCGGAGAAAACGACCCTATATTCAATTTCATGTGCAAATGCTGACCACGCAGGAAATGGTTACACTTCTTCATAGAGGGGAGGTTGATTTTTGCTTATCCTCACCTCCTGTTGAAGGGAATGACATCGAATGTAAAATCGTATGTATCGACCCCATTCTTGTAGCTGTTCCAAAGGGGCATCGGCTTGCGGATCGAAATAGCGTATCCTTGACAGAGCTAAGGGAAGAATGGTTTGTCGGCGTAAAGAGAGGCTATGGTACTCGTGATTTAGTGGACTCTGTATGCATGTCGGAAGGATTTGTGCCTAAATATGTGTATGAGGGGGATGAACCTGCAAGGCTTAGTACTCTTGTGGAAGCCGAAATTGGCATAGCTTTCATACCGAGCACGGCACGAAATTCGCAGGAACATCTCAAATACCTCCAGGTAGAGAATCACGAATTGATACGGGAAATTGCTTTATTATGGAACAGGAATCGGTATATTTCGCAGGCTGCTCAGGAATTCCGCGAGATAGTTGTAAAATATTTTGCGACGATTTCCAAACAAACAACTTAG